The genomic interval TGACAAACAAAGAAATACTAAATAAAGCAGAACAAGGTGAAAGAGTTTCGTTTGAAGAAGGATTGCAGATATTAAGTTCCGGCGAACTGCTTGATCTTGGCGAAACCGCAAATGAGATTCGTTGCAAACATAATCCGGACGACCAAGTTACATTTGTAATCGATACTAATCCGAACTACACTAACGTATGCGAAATCGATTGTACATT from Ignavibacteria bacterium carries:
- a CDS encoding dehypoxanthine futalosine cyclase produces the protein MTNKEILNKAEQGERVSFEEGLQILSSGELLDLGETANEIRCKHNPDDQVTFVIDTNPNYTNVCEIDCT